The following coding sequences are from one Liolophura sinensis isolate JHLJ2023 chromosome 12, CUHK_Ljap_v2, whole genome shotgun sequence window:
- the LOC135479875 gene encoding putative ankyrin repeat protein RF_0381, which yields MSEESTNLRDPETRSLLADLYQLVCARPMEDKEFVQDHLLNHKHLLDEDIGFWCDSSQSWCQAGPKFEFYPTHELGCVDAKFSSCHTAAFVECIRQGNCSCKQNSRLSSRSFGKEIWVGVRLIHLAVRLREAWLVEFLLDHGCHPNPTTPLNKLRPLYIAARVGYPDIVQQLLARGATIFKEDLPTPDECGRTQDDKNNLLHHALSLIALDALPLDEKRMQQSLTFKLLVRSGIWDVDHRDCNGETVLMSAVESEMVEEVEVLLDANADPNLLCDAGFCPLFRAVDRGNYAISSALIEAGADVNYAVCNKVTLLQAAVEDGFSKIAELLLQNGADPNFVPSGSPHPLIMAICDRDSKCVDALIKHGADVNARREDGVTALHLAAFYGGSEESIHLLLKHGADPHARDIRQSTPIHFATYSGNVAGVLELLKFNANPEVFNCIRASPLWYAVAMQRGCIVQTLLEQKVTMETSSSGDEPGSEYIGKIYPSEKSVLWVAVERSCPQVVKMLLKAGYNIWQEHWLVEGNTEGFDKDGSMEIFRELQDAVKEMPSLLCLCRFFFRSRFGPKLRIIAEEFLLPQTLKDFLR from the exons ttagGGATCCTGAGACGAGATCCCTCCTGGCAGATTTGTATCAGTTGGTGTGTGCTCGGCCTATGGAGGACAAAGAATTTGTCCAAGATCACCTGCTGAATCACAAACACCTACTGGATGAAGACATTGGATTCT GGTGTGATAGTAGCCAGAGCTGGTGCCAAGCAGGCCCGAAGTTTGAGTTCTACCCAACTCACGAACTTGGCTGTGTTGATGCCAAATTTTCCTCTTGCCATACGGCAGCTTTTGTAGAATGTATTCGCCAAGGGAACTGCTCATGTAAGCAGAACAGTAGGTTGTCTTCTCGCTCATTTGGCAAGGAGATATGGGTGGGGGTGAGATTGATTCATCTGGCAGTCAGGTTACGGGAGGCGTGGCTTGTGGAGTTTCTCCTAGATCATGGGTGCCATCCGAACCCCACCACACCCCTGAACAAGTTAAGACCACTGTATATCGCAGCCCGTGTAGGGTACCCGGATATAGTACAGCAGTTGCTAGCTAGAGGAGCAACGATTTTCAAAGAGGACTTACCGACACCAGACGAATGTGGCAGGAcacaagatgacaaaaacaacCTCTTGCACCATGCTCTGTCATTGATTGCGCTGGATGCTCTGCCATTAGATGAGAAACGCATGCAACAAAGTCTTACATTCAAGCTCCTTGTCAGATCAGGTATTTGGGATGTGGACCATAGAGATTGCAACGGTGAGACAGTTTTGATGTCAGCCGTTGAGAGTGAAATGGTGGAAGAGGTGGAAGTGTTGTTGGATGCAAATGCTGATCCCAATTTGTTGTGCGATGCAGGCTTCTGTCCCCTGTTCAGAGCTGTTGATCGTGGAAATTATGCCATTTCTTCAGCGTTAATTGAAGCCGGAGCAGACGTCAACTACGCAGTTTGTAATAAAGTGACACTTCTCCAGGCTGCAGTTGAGGATg GATTTTCCAAAATAGCCGAACTTCTTCTGCAGAATGGAGCCGATCCAAACTTTGTACCAAGCGGATCTCCTCACCCTCTTATAATGGCGATCTGCGACCGCGACTCTAAATGTGTTGATGCTCTAATAAAGCACGGTGCTGACGTAAACGCTCGCAGAGAAGACGGGGTCACTGCCCTCCACCTTGCAGCGTTCTACGGGGGCAGCGAAGAGTCAATACACCTGTTATTGAAGCACGGAGCTGATCCGCACGCCCGGGACATCCGTCAAAGCACGCCTATTCATTTTGCCACGTACAGCGGTAACGTTGCTGGTGTTCTTGAACTTTTAAAGTTCAACGCCAATCCAGAAGTCTTCAACTGCATCAGGGCATCACCACTCTGGTATGCAGTTGCCATGCAACGGGGATGTATCGTGCAGACGTTGCTCGAGCAAAaggttaccatggaaacaagCAGTTCCGGCGATGAACCAGGGAGTGAATACATAGGGAAGATTTACCCGAGTGagaaatcagttttatgggttgcaGTAGAGAGGAGCTGCCCACAGGTCGTGAAAATGTTGCTAAAAGCTGGCTACAATATATGGCAGGAGCATTGGCTTGTAGAAGGCAATACCGAAGGTTTTGACAAGGATGGTAGTATGGAGATATTTCGCGAACTCCAAGATGCGGTGAAGGAAATGCCAAGTCTACTGTGTCTTTGTAGATTCTTCTTCAGAAGTCGATTCGGACCAAAGCTTCGTATCATTGCAGAGGAATTCCTATTGCCACAGACCCTCAAAGACTTCCTTCGATGA